The genomic stretch tctcaggtctaagtacaaagcgtacatgttgtgtaaagagagaactacttctcgtgttgggtcagtcctagcacatgtctccacatgtgcccacattattagtttaacatctccatatccgtgactcgtgaaacatagtcatcaactaatacatgtgctagtttaatattcatgtgtgtcctcacatgaactccgactagggacaactttagaataaccatacaagtaaagagtttcacatacaattcacataatgtcaaatcaattcaagtagcttttaatggatatttaaggaacacaatataaatcatgatataaatggaatatcatcatctctataattacctctagggcatacctccaacaagctCATCTATCTTTATTCCTTATCAGGAGCTCATCTATCTTTATTACTTATCAGGCCGCTGAAGTTTTTGGGTGAATTGGTCGATGCATCGTACATGGGACTCAGCTCTAACTTGTGCTGTTTATTTTTACGCAGGTGATTCCCTCCTTTTAGCAGATTGCATTCCTTCCGAGTAGAACATTTGAAGAGTGAAAGCGACATGCTGCATGCGAGCAAGATGCACATGTAGTTTGTCCTGTTGGTCGAATCAATCAGATGCAAGCCTCACAGGGATGAAATGTCCGCGCAGTTCTTTCAGTGTTTGATCAATCATGCTTAGACAGAAATGGTAAAAGGGCTGTCAGGTAAAGGTTGCCTGTTTTAGAACCTCTTCTTGggtcaattttttttgaaacttaacccggcaggagcactgccataCTTCTTGGGTCAGTGAGAAGGCACATACAAAGCTAGTTGCTTCTTTTCTACTCGTTTCCCTTGTTCAGTCCTGCTTGATGTCCATACACTAAACCATACTCCCTACCTGTTCTTTCGATGAAAAGCGATATGATATTTGCAGGAACGTTCTAATTTATGGTACACAGCAGAAAAACCCGATACCCACCAAGCCCAGTGAAGGATCTGACAGAGCTGCTCGGTTCTCTTGCACACAGACACATGTATTTTTGTGAATTTGTTTGTGATTTACACAACTCTTTGATTCTATGATCCATGTGCACAGGATTGCAGCTGGGAATCTTTTGGTGCTTTGGCAGGGGGGTGGCGCTTCACAAGGGGAACAGAATCCCTTCAGGAGGCGTGAAACAGGACCTGTCGGTTATGTCAGATCCTGTGGTGAACATGATAGCACCCATAAGGGAATGCCATGCCATCTCCACCGCACCGTGGATTTGGAATTGTTCTCTAGCTGGCGCGCTAGGAATTCAGTGACCTTACATGCTTCGCCATGGACATTATCAATGAACAAAGATAAGTTATGCATTCAACTGATTGAAAGACTAGCTAATCTGGTAAGTACACATTATTCATTTGCACAAAGGGAATCACTTCACTTGCTACAAGATCTAAAAAAAGTTGCGTGCATGCATTCATGCTCGATGCTATTCTAAGCTGCAGCCCTGCTCTTGGTGTGTTTTCTCGACGATCTGATGAGCCGCCGCTGCAATCTCATCCACAGAGGTAAGCTGGCAATCATCCTCTACCTGCGTTAACGAGACGAACATCATGTGATCGATGATCCATCAGCATCGAGTCAAAAAGACTGCAATCTTGATCTGCTCCATTAAAGTAAACAGACGAGGAGATTTGCAGCAGCTGGAGACAATGCAAGATCCAAAAGGGCACGGAAACCTAGGCGCCAACCTGCCTTCCAGACTTCCAAGTGTGGTATTGCGAACCAGGTACGAGTGCTATACACCTTGGAGTGAGAGCGGTGTATAATCCATACTACACAGGGTAGCTTACGAGGAGATCATTGAGGAAGAAGTGCTGGATTACCTTGAGGCTAAACGAGTAGAGCACCATTTGGCCAGCGCTGCTCATGTTGAGGTGGAGCACGGTGAGGCGGTGGTCCTGCAGCCCCACCACCAGCCGCAGCAActgcctcggccgccgccgggacagCACCCGCAGGTTCGCGTGGCTCTCCACCATGGTCGCCTCGACGTCGGCCACCGCCGACGGCTTCGACCCGGAGGCTTCCTCGCCCTCGGCGCACTCGCGGCTGGTGGCGTCGGCGGGAGCGTgctccggcgccgcggcggcgcgcatcGAGTACTGCGGGAAGGTGAAGAAGCCCGCGAACggcgccgcgccgtcgtcgccgctggCGCCGGCAGCAGGACCCTGCGCGGAACGCCTCCGTGCCTCCAGGGACTGGAGCAGCTGCTCCAGCTCCTTGACGAAGTTGATCGCGCCGCCGACGATGGACGCCTGATCGCCCTGCACGCACGAGGACGCGCACGGAGTTGGCAATTGGCATTGCTAGATTGAATGTCTAGGAGGACGGACGCTCATGTGATGTGATCGAGGAAGTCGTTGGATGATTACCCGTTGCGCGTAGGCGGGCGGCATGAGGGAGCGGAGCACGGCGAGGTACTCGTTCATCTGCTTTCGGCGGTTGCGCTCGACGGCAATGTGGGTCATCCGCTGgctctccacctcctccttgtTCTTCACCACCCTCGTCCTTCGTCGCTTCCTCCTCCCCGTtggcgctggcgccggcgacgtcgcAGCCGCCGGGGCCTCCTGACCGACGCTTCCCCCGGACTCCACCGGTGGCGCAACGGCGGCCAGGATGTTATCCGGCTCCTGGAACCCACGCAGCAGCATCGACGACGAGCACGCGGCCGCGTCCCAGCTCCCGGCGCCAGCGCCACTCAACCCCATCACCCCCTCCGCTCCACCAAGCAGGCCATTCCAAGGCCCTCCTGCCATGGCGCCACACCCGAAGCGACCGCCTTGCTGCTGGGACACGGCCAGCACCACGGCCTCCAATGCCATGCCTCCGTAGGTTCTCACCTCCCAAGGAGCCCCAGCATGCAGGACACACAAGAATCCGAGAAAAGTTAGGTCCCTCCCATGGGGatcaccggccggccggtgagTTGATTGGAGCGGGCCGGGCTGTGGCGCGGTGGTTGCGGTTTCTTGTAGCTAGCAGCGCAACAGGTCGGAGCTGGACGGAGCTACGGGGTGCTGGAGGACACGTGAACGCAGCTGCCTGCGGCGCCGCTGCGCGTTCGGGAATCGGGAATGGCAACGAGAAAGAGAGGGGGGCGGCCGGGGGCATATAAGATTGGCTGATGGGAGGGTTTGGAAGGGAGCGGGTTTTAGTGTGATTAGGCCATAATTCGGTCGCGTGGCAGCGGGGGGCGGCCGGGGCTGGGCCTGGGCGCGGCGCCAAAAAGGGAGTAAGCGACGTCCAGCCGGCATGGGGAAAGGGGGAACGGATGGCGATGGAGACATGGACTATTCAGCAGCTTCAGCTGGGAAAAGGAGCTGTGCCAAGCTGTGGTGAAATGGAGAGAGGCCGGGCTCAGAATGGGAGGAATAAAGTAGCCCGTGTGGGGGATGGGGGGATCAAGAGCGTGTCCTTGAAGTGTACACATGTCGTTACACTTTTGCCCATCAGCTACGTTGACAAGTTCCTGACTTCCTGTACATGTTTTACGTAAAGTTTGCAGTCTGCCCATAtaattgtttctttcttttttactttttctttgGAAAGACATGATCGTTCCAATGTCTCAACAATTCGAGAGATCACCTTTTCTCAATCCTCTCCTTTGGcacctaattttttttctcctctcaGCCATGCGACCTCCATCTTATAAAGAAAGGATTTATCTTGTGATCCACTCTGTTGCTCCACCAATGCAAGGATGTGCTCTTGCTCACCAAAATGCTCCCGGTTAAGACTCTTGGGTCAATGACCTACCAGAGGTGGTGGGATAGATAGCTGTCTAAGGCAAGTTCCACCTATATGTCTAGCGGCGGCCCATGATATTAAATTGTGGAGTTGCGATGGTTAAGTGGTGCATAGTGTTAGAGTGGTGGTTTGACATTTGTAGTGTCTTAAGTGGTTCAATGCGTGTTTATTAAGTTGCTTGGTTTGGTTGGTTGTTGCCGTTGTTGTTTGGGTTcttatcttctttttaatataggGCGTGCTTGAACCTTTGCCGGCCGCTCCTCGCCTCACCGGGCAAGGCAAGCTGTTTGGTACCCACTTGCCTCGTCTCTTTG from Setaria italica strain Yugu1 chromosome II, Setaria_italica_v2.0, whole genome shotgun sequence encodes the following:
- the LOC101754143 gene encoding transcription factor bHLH94-like; its protein translation is MALEAVVLAVSQQQGGRFGCGAMAGGPWNGLLGGAEGVMGLSGAGAGSWDAAACSSSMLLRGFQEPDNILAAVAPPVESGGSVGQEAPAAATSPAPAPTGRRKRRRTRVVKNKEEVESQRMTHIAVERNRRKQMNEYLAVLRSLMPPAYAQRGDQASIVGGAINFVKELEQLLQSLEARRRSAQGPAAGASGDDGAAPFAGFFTFPQYSMRAAAAPEHAPADATSRECAEGEEASGSKPSAVADVEATMVESHANLRVLSRRRPRQLLRLVVGLQDHRLTVLHLNMSSAGQMVLYSFSLKVEDDCQLTSVDEIAAAAHQIVEKTHQEQGCSLE